In Nicotiana tabacum cultivar K326 chromosome 19, ASM71507v2, whole genome shotgun sequence, one DNA window encodes the following:
- the LOC107807100 gene encoding aspartic proteinase CDR1-like: MSGVIDLGASHASLVSQLSLTFGQKLSYCFVPRVQLDIPSKLTFGDNRVIVKPTFVHYFLTLLGIPVGEQKHDLVVNFSTIFQEENIVIDLGTTYTFLAAPFYNQFDTLVREAIKVEPWDDNSSSGLSLCYKDLKGTDIPPMTLYFIGADVLLSGENIMPPILNSSRIQCLAFKRPEDQSFFGNMAQSNFLVGYNLDKNDRIFQGH, translated from the coding sequence ATGTCTGGCGTAATAGACCTTGGCGCTTCTCATGCGTCTTTAGTGTCGCAACTTAGTCTAACATTTGGACAAAAACTTTCCTACTGTTTTGTGCCAAGGGTACAACTAGATATCCCTAgcaaacttacctttggtgacaatCGAGTTATTGTTAAACCTACCTTTGTGCACTATTTCTTGACCCTCTTAGGCATACCGGTTGGTGAACAAAAACATGACCTTGTTGTTAATTTCTCTACTATTTTTCAAGAGGAAAATATTGTGATTGACTTAGGAACTACTTATACTTTCCTTGCTGCACCGTTTTACAATCAATTCGATACATTGGTGAGAGAAGCCATTAAAGTAGAACCGTGGGATGACAACTCATCATCTGGGCTAAGTCTCTGCTACAAAGATCTGAAAGGCACTGATATTCCTCCAATGACGCTTTATTTTATTGGAGCTGATGTCCTATTGTCTGGGGAGAATATAATGCCTCCAATTCTAAATAGTAGCAGAATTCAGTGCCTAGCCTTTAAACGACCGGAAGATCAGTCTTTCTTTGGCAATATGGCCCAATCAAACTTTCTCGTTGGATACAATTTAGATAAAAATGATCGTATCTTTCAAGGCCATTGA